AGAGTGGGTATTACAATCCAGTCTCTTGAAAACAGTTACTGGGCAGGTGTATTTGGAGAAGTTGAAAAGCTTATGAAGGATAAAGGATGGGGTTATACAATCCTTGCATGTAATGATAACTCAGCGACACAGATTCAACAAATTGAGAACTTTATTACAAACCAAGTGGATTTAATCATGGTACATCCTTCAGATCCAAATGCTATCGAAGATTACTTAAAACAAGCTAGAGATGCAGGAATTAAAGTTATGAGCTGGGATGATGCAATGACAAATACTGATCTTAACTGGATTCTTGATAATACTAAGCTTGGGTATGCGATTGGTACAGAAGCAGCGAACTTTATCAATGAAAATTACTCAGCAGATAACAAAGCTGAAGTTGCGATCATGAACTATCCTCAAACACCAATCCTTCTTGAAAGAGAAACTGGTATTTTGAGCGCTCTTGAAGAAATTGCAAAAGACAAATACAAAGTAGTTGCACAACAGCCAGCACTTGATGCACAAACAGCTTTAGCAAATATGGAAACAATTCTTCAAGCAAGTCCTAATACTAAAATCGTTTGCTCTATAGGTGCAGGCGGAGACATCGGTGCTAACGAAGCATTTATGACAGTTACAGGCGGAAATATTCCTGCAGATATGGGGATATTCTCAGCAGATGCTACACAACAACAATTAGAAGCTATCGTAAATGGTCAAGCTACTAGAGCATCTGTTGGATTTGAAGGTTCTAACAAGAAAACAGCAGAAGCAG
This is a stretch of genomic DNA from Cellulosilyticum sp. I15G10I2. It encodes these proteins:
- a CDS encoding sugar ABC transporter substrate-binding protein encodes the protein RVGITIQSLENSYWAGVFGEVEKLMKDKGWGYTILACNDNSATQIQQIENFITNQVDLIMVHPSDPNAIEDYLKQARDAGIKVMSWDDAMTNTDLNWILDNTKLGYAIGTEAANFINENYSADNKAEVAIMNYPQTPILLERETGILSALEEIAKDKYKVVAQQPALDAQTALANMETILQASPNTKIVCSIGAGGDIGANEAFMTVTGGNIPADMGIFSADATQQQLEAIVNGQATRASVGFEGSNKKTAEAVVALYERLLNGETFAEQNLVRPLTAIDASNAADFLADYK